From Bacillus sp. SM2101, a single genomic window includes:
- a CDS encoding IS3 family transposase: protein IKQYMIYYNKYRYQWNLKKMTPVQYRDHLLNVA from the coding sequence AAATTAAGCAATATATGATTTATTACAATAAATACAGATATCAATGGAATTTAAAGAAGATGACCCCTGTTCAATACAGAGATCACCTTCTTAATGTAGCCTAG